Proteins encoded together in one Porites lutea chromosome 2, jaPorLute2.1, whole genome shotgun sequence window:
- the LOC140926789 gene encoding dehydrogenase/reductase SDR family member 1-like yields the protein MTSELPSLSGKVCIVTGASRGIGKGIALILAKAGATVYITGRTLDATEGKPPGSLRQTAEEIGEESCAGQCIPVQCDHGNDEEVQKLFDKVSKEQNGRLDILVNNAYNGVKAIIENSGEPFYEQPLHTWDDMNDVGLRSHYIAAWHAAKMMVPDKQGLIVNVSSPGGLRYVLNVPYGVGKAACDRMAADMAVELKEQNVACISLWPGAVFTEQIKDLIFKPENEKSVITPDFFVKAEDATFSGKAVAWLAADPNIMNKTGRILVTAELGQEYGFKDVGGVQPASYRQVKTLVSWKYPSVSWMIPEFLHVPCWLIAAGTHKF from the exons ATGACATCAGAACTCCCTTCGTTGTCTGGAAAAGTGTGCATTGTGACAGGAGCATCTCGGGGTATTGGTAAAGGTATTGCCTTGATATTGGCCAAGGCAGGAGCCACTGTGTATATTACAG GCAGGACACTTGATGCCACAGAAGGAAAACCTCCAGGGTCATTACGGCAAACCGCAGAGGAG ATAGGAGAGGAGAGCTGTGCAGGACAGTGCATACCTGTTCAATGTGACCATGGAAATGATGAAGAAGTCCAAAAGTTGTTTGATAAAGTTAGCAAAGAACAAAATGGACGCCTGGATATCCTTGTAAACAATGCGTACAATGGTGTGAAG GCAATAATTGAAAATTCTGGAGAACCATTTTATGAGCAG CCTTTACACACCTGGGATGACATGAACGATGTGGGGCTGAG GTCTCATTACATTGCCGCGTGGCATGCAGCCAAGATGATGGTTCCAGACAAACAGGGACTTATAGTCAACGTTTCATCGCCAGGAGGATTAAGATATGTCCTTAACGTTCCATATGGCGTTGGAAAAGCTGCA tgtGATCGAATGGCCGCAGACATGGCTGTGGAGCTGAAGGAACAGAATGTGGCCTGCATTTCGCTTTGGCCTGGAGCTGTGTTTACAGAACAAATCAAAGACCTTATCTTTAAGCCAGAAAATGAGAAG tcAGTCATAACACCTGACTTCTTCGTCAAAGCCGAGGATGCAACATTTTCAGGCAAGGCAGTAGCTTGGCTTGCTGCAG ATCCGAACATCATGAACAAAACTGGTCGGATTCTGGTAACAGCTGAGTTGGGGCAAGAATACGGCTTCAAAGACGTTGGAG gAGTCCAGCCAGCGTCATATCGTCAAGTCAAGACACTTGTTTCGTGGAAATACCCTTCCGTGTCGTGGATGATTCCTGAGTTTCTTCATGTTCCTTGCTGGTTAATTGCAGCAGGCACTCACAAGTTTTGA
- the LOC140928025 gene encoding uncharacterized protein KIAA1958-like: MASSSSNSRFADITSVEEFIEGQENENTRKKTEQNVALLKEFLRLKDESRPVEEIPPHELSSFISEFIITVRKKENNEDYEPTSLRAMMASFERYLKKKNYGYSIMRDVEFEKARTALKSKQRDLKKKGKGDKPNASVPLTEDDIKLLYDKGLLGKSTPEALLNTVWFNNTVYFGLRGCKEHRDMCWGDVQLRQTTNGEEFLEYTERQTKTRTGENPRDVRQIKPKMFSVQGSERDPVTVYKFYAEKRPSEMNDNNAPFYLAVNNCKKQDSSKPWFKKSAVGVNKLNSLMKKMAEKAGLGPNVKNHSGRKTMIQTLTNNDIPATHIIQLSGHKNLQSVTNYSVVSEKQQVKMSRTLSELMSGNVHSLEKTNSSQVGECSTDPSASSAGRSAADHHQQAMSLFTGAVIHGGQFSISINSLNQSPKLAIQEVEVKSSPKRYKRLKVLDSDSD, encoded by the coding sequence ATGGCGTCTTCTTCGAGCAATTCAAGGTTTGCAGATATAACTTCAGTAGAGGAATTTATTGAaggacaagaaaacgaaaacaccaggaagaaaactgaacagaaTGTTGCTTTGCTTAAGGAGTTTTTGAGGCTAAAAGATGAGTCAAGGCCTGTAGAAGAAATTCCCCCACACGAACTGAGTTCATTCATCAGCGAATTTATCATaacagtaagaaagaaagaaaacaacgaagaTTACGAACCCACTTCCTTGCGTGCTATGATGGCCAGTTTTGAACGgtatttaaagaagaagaattacGGCTACAGCATTATGAGAGACGTCGAGTTTGAAAAAGCACGAACggcattaaaatcaaaacaaagagatctcaagaagaaaggcaaaggcgATAAACCAAACGCTTCAGTTCCCCTCACAGAAGACGACATAAAACTGCTGTATGACAAAGGATTGTTAGGAAAGTCAACTCCTGAGGCTCTACTGAATACAGTTTGGTTCAACAACACAGTCTATTTCGGTCTCCGTGGTTGTAAGGAACACAGAGACATGTGTTGGGGCGATGTGCAACTACGCCAAACTACAAATGGCGAGGAATTTTTAGAGTATACTGAGAGACAAACTAAGACTCGAACCGGAGAAAATCCCAGAGATGTCAggcaaataaaaccgaaaatGTTTTCGGTTCAGGGAAGTGAAAGAGATCCcgtcactgtttacaaattctACGCGGAGAAAAGACCGTCGGAAATGAACGACAACAACGCGCCATTTTATCTAGCAGTAAATAACTGTAAAAAACAAGATTCTTCTAAACCATGGTTTAAAAAGTCAGCCGTTGGCGTGAACAAGCTGAAttcgttaatgaaaaaaatggcagaaaaagcCGGGCTGGGGCCCAATGTAAAGAACCATAGCGGTCGCAAAACAATGATCCAAACTTTAACAAACAACGACATCCCAGCGACACATATTATTCAACTGTCGGGacataaaaatcttcaaagtgtgacaaattattctgtagtttctgaaaaacagcAAGTAAAAATGTCTCGTACTTTAAGTGAACTGATGTCCGGGAATGTGCATAGCTTAGAGAAAACTAATTCATCTCAAGTTGGAGAATGCTCCACTGATCCTTCAGCTAGCTCGGCGGGTCGCTCGGCGGCAGATCATCACCAACAAGCGATGTCGCTTTTCACGGGCGCTGTTATTCATGGAGGTCAATTCAGCATTTCTATTAACAGCCTCAATCAATCCCCGAAGTTGGCAATCCAAGAAGTTGAGGTAAAGTCTTCTCCAAAGAGGTACAAAAGGCTAAAAGTACTGGACTCTGACTCTGATTAG